The sequence CTTCCAAATAACCCATGAGAGCCTACCTCCGCTCCGCACGCATCGCGCCCAAGAAACTAAGCGTCATCGCCCAGATGGTCCGTGGTCTCACAGTGCCCGAGGCGCAGGAATCTCTGGAGCATACGCACAAGAAGGGTGCGCGCATGATTCTCGCCTTGCTGAAGTCCGCTACCGCGAATGCAGTACACAACGACAAGCAGCGTCCCGAGGATCTCGTGATCCGCACCATCGTGGTGAACCAGGCGCAGAGCTATCGCCGCGGTGTGCCGATGGCGCGCGGACGCATGCGCCCCATCCGAAAGTTCTTGAGCCACATCGAGATCGTCTTAGGAGTTGCCGATGCGGAAGGTGAAGGGGAGAAGATTAAAAGGAAAGAAAAAAGGAAGAGGAACCAAAAGAATGGCGCAAAAACTTCACAGGAGCAGAAAAAAGCTGTACAAGGAGACGCTCCTTCAAAAAAGAAGACGACAAAGCATGCTGCCTCCGATTCCAACACCTCAAAAAGCGTGTAATCCTTTCATTCCTTTATTTCCCTTCATTCTTTTGTTTCCTTCCATTGCATGGGTCAAAAAGTGAACGCCAATGGCTTTCGGATCGGTCTCACGCACTCGTGGCCGAGCAAGTGGTATGCCCGCGGCAAGAAATTCCGCGATGGATTTCTGCAGGATGTGCAGATCCGCCGCTCGATCATGAAGAAGATGAAAGATGCCGGCATTGCCTTGATCGAGATCGATCGCGGCAAGAAGACCTCCGTCGTCATCCACAGTAGCAAGCCCGGCGTGATCATCGGCAAGCAGGGCGCGGCCATCGAGGAACTGCGCAAGCAGCTCGAGAGAGAGTGGGGAGGATCCTTCGAGGTGAACATTCAGGAGATCCGCAATCCCGATGCCAGTGCCGCTGTCATCGCCGAAACGATTCAGGGCCAGATCGAGCGACGCATGCCCTACCGTCGCGCTGTGAAAATGGCGTTGGAGAAGGCGATTACCGCCGGAGCCATCGGAATCAAAGTCACGATTTCGGGCCGCCTGAACGGCGCAGAGATCGCGCGTGCAGAGCTGCATAAGCAGGGGAATATCCCGCTGCAGACGCTCCGCGCGAATGTTGAGTTCGCCGTGCGGCACGCGGTGACCACGTACGGAACGATCGGTGTGCAGGTGTGGGTGTACCACGGTCTCGTCTTCAAGAAGGTGCAGCAAATCCATTCCGCATCTCTCCACTCTTCTTAAGCCCCCATGCTCGAACCCAAGAAAATCAAACGGCGCAAGCAACACCGCTACCGCGGAGCATTCGGTGGGAAGGCGACGCGTGGCACATTGCTCTCATTCGGCACCGTGGGGCTCAAGGCCCAGACCGGCGGCGAGCTGACAGCCCGTCAGATCGAGGCCGCGCGCCGCGCACTCACGCACAGCGTGCAGCGCGGAGGCAAAATCTGGATCCGCGTCTTTCCGCACACACCGGTCTCGCGCAAAGCTGCCGAAGTGCCGATGGGCTCGGGCAAAGGTTCACTGGAATTCTACGCAACCATTGTGCATCCGGGCACCATGATCTTTGAGATGGGTGGCCTGGAGGAAGCCGTGGCTGTGGCCGCTCTGCGTCTCGCAGCCTACAAGCTTCCGATTCGGACCAAGATTGTCACTGCTGCTTTCTTCCGCTAAATCATGACGAAGACCACGACTGCCGGCGAGCTCCGCGCGATGCAACTCCCTGATCTCTCGCGAGAGATCAAGGCACAGGTGCTGCTCATCGAGCAGTTGCGCCTCGGCGTGCAACTGAAGAAGGAGAAAGACACGGCCAAGCTCCGCCGGGAGCGCCGACAGCTTGCGCGCATGAAAACGGAGTGGGCAAGAAAGACCACAGCTCAATTGCAGGGCGTCACAAAGCCCAGTACAGTTCCCACCTCCGCCAAGGCTTCCGCCTCCGCCCTTCGGGCTACGGCGGACAAGACGGCGGACAGGTCCGCCTCCCAAGCACGCTCATGAGAACGAAAAAAGGTCACATCTCCTCGGCCAAGATGACCGGCACCGTTACGGTGACCGTCCATCGTTCGATCTTCCACCCGCTCTACCAGAAGCGTTTCATGCGGAGTAAGAAATTCCTGGCGGACATGGGGGAATTCAAAGATCTGGTCGTGGGCGATACCGTGGTCATCACGGAGTGCCGGCCCTTAAGCAAGCGCAAGTGTTTCCGCGTGACGGAGGTACTCGAGCGCGTGCCGCGTGTGAGCGAACTCAAAGAGGAGGAGGTAATCGAAAAGACCATTCACCGTGAGAAGAAGCATACGGTTCACGAGAAGAAATCCTCCTCTGTTTCCTCTGCCTCCTCTGCTTCTTCAAAAAAATGATCCAGCAGCAATCCATCCTCATGGTGGCGGATAACACGGGGGCGAAGTCGGCCATGTGCATCAAGGTGCTCGGATCGAGCAAGCGCCGCTATGCGCACATCGGTGACATCATCGTTGTGGCGATCAAGGAGGCGGCCCCGCGCGGCACGGTCCGCAAGAAGGCTGTCGAACGCGCCGTCATCGTCCGTACGCGGGATTTCATCCGCCGTCCCGATGGTGGGGGAGTGCGCTTCGACGACAATGCCTGCGTGATCATTGCCAGTGACGGCCAGCCCAAGGGCACCCGCGTCTTCGGTCCGGTGGCCCGGGAACTGCGCGGTCGCGGCTACAAGAAGATCGTTTCACTTGCTCCTGACGTTCTATGAGAATCCATACGGGCGATTCCGTCCTCGTCATCTCCGGCAAAGACAAAGGCAAGACCGGTACGGTCCTGCGCGTTCTCGACGACCGTCTGGTCGTGAGTGACGTGAACATGCGTACGCGCCATGTCCGCAAGACCGCACAGGGTCCCGGCCAGAGGCTCCGCTACGAGGCGAGCATTGCCGCGAGCAATGTCATGATCCTCGATCCCAAAACGAAGAAGCCCACGCGTATCGGTGTCCGCACGGACGAGAAAGGCCGCAAGGTGCGCATCGCCAAGGTCAGCGGTGAGGCGATCGTGGCCGGCAAGGTCACGCCGAAGAAGGGTCCCAAGGCCGCGCCCCTGAAAACGAAAGAGCAGGCGGAGAAGGCTCCGGAGGGTGAAAAAGTGGCCGGTCCGCAGCGCAAGCCTTTCTGGAAGCGTCTGAGTTTCGGAGCGGAGGCGGTGCAGGAAGGGGAGGAGCCGAAGGGTCAGGTGACCGACCACAGCGTTCCCGAGCCCACGCGCATTCCCGAATCATTCAGTCACTCACGTGGTTCCTAACGACCCATGAAGAAGTATGAATCTCTCCATGATCGGCTGCGAGGTCCCATCGCCGAAGCCCTGAAGAAGGAGCTGAAGGTCACGAACATCCATGCTTTGCCGCGCATCGAGAAAGTCACAGTGAACGTGGGGATCAATCGTTCCAAGATGGATAGCAAAGAGTCCCATGAGTACGTGGCGCAGTGCCTGTCTAAGATCACAGGCCAGAAGGCGGTGCTCACCCATTCGCGCAAAGCGATCTCGAACTTCAAGATCCGCGAGGGGCTCGTGGTTGGCGCCGTCGTCACGCTCCACGGGCGGCGGATGGAGGAATTCCTCGACCGGTTCCTGAGCTATATTCTGCCGCGCATCCGCGATTTCCGCGGTGTGACGCCGAAGCTGGATGGCCATGGCAACTATGCCATCGGGCTCAAAGATCACTCCATCTTCCCCGAAGTGCCGGCGCCCGAGGCTAACAAGATCTTCGGTGTGCAGGTGCAGATCACCACGAATGCCAAGGCCGATGAACCTGCGTTCGCGCTCCTGAAGCATATGGGAGTGCCGTTCCGCCTGGCTCGTGCGGCGAAAACTTCCTCTTCCAAGTCCTAAACCCCATGGCACGCATTGCTCTCGTCAACAAACAGCGCAAGGCTCTCGAGGAGTTCCTCAAGGCCAAGGCGTCCGGCAAGAAACCCAAGTTCCCCACGCGCGTCTACAACCGCTGCACGCTCTGCGGGCGGCGCCACGGGTATTTGCGCTTCTTCAAAATCTGCCGTATCTGCTTCCGGGAACTCGCCTGTAATGGTGAAATCCCCGGTATCACCAAATCCTCCTGGTAAAACATGGCTACCCTCTCTGACCCCATCGGCGATCTTCTCACACGCATCCGGAACGCCCAGGCGGCAGGACGCAAGCAGTGCAGCGCTCCCTGGTCCAAGCTGAAACAGTCGCTCTGCGGACTTCTCGTCCGTGAGCAGTGCCTGCAGAGTGCCGAGGTGGCAGGTCAGGCTCCGAAGCAGGAGCTGATCATCACATTCCGCACCGATCGCAGTCCGCTGTCGCTCAAGCGCGTGAGTACGCCCGGCCGGCGCGTGTACCGTGCCGTTGAAGAGCTGAGGCCCGTCGAGAACGGGTTCGGCATGGCCATCCTCACCACCAGTGAGGGGCTGCTCACCGACCGCGAAGCGCGCGCAAAGAAGATTGGCGGCGAACTCCTCTGCGAAATCTCCTAACCCTTACCCTTTTACCTTCCCATGTCCCGTATTGGACGCAAACCAGTGGCGATTCGAAGCGGCGTGACGGTCTCCGTCACGGGATCCACGGTGTCCGTGAAGGGTGTCAAAGGAGAAATGAAGTACACGTTCCTCCCCGAGGTGACGGTGAAGGTGGAGGGCAGCCAGGTGATTGTGGAGCGCAAAGAAGACAGCGACACGGCCAGCGCGCGCCAGGGGCTCACACGCCAACTCGTTGAAAACATGGTGTGTGGAGTGAGTGAAGGATACAAGAAGATCCTCGAAGTCATCGGCGTGGGCTACAAGGCGCAGGTGCAGGGCAAGAAACTGATCCTCAACCTGGGCTTCTCGCATCCGGTGGAATTCGCGATCCCGGAGGGGATCCAAATCACGCAGGACGAGAAGAACAAGAACCTCCTGACGGTCCAGGGTATCGACCGGCAGCTCGTCGGCCAGGTGGCTGCCGATATTCGCAGTTACCGCGTACCGGAGCCCTACAAGGGCAAAGGAATCCGCTACAGTACCGAGACAGTCCGCCG is a genomic window of Candidatus Peribacter riflensis containing:
- a CDS encoding Ribosomal protein S14, encoding MARIALVNKQRKALEEFLKAKASGKKPKFPTRVYNRCTLCGRRHGYLRFFKICRICFRELACNGEIPGITKSSW
- a CDS encoding small subunit ribosomal protein S8, producing the protein MATLSDPIGDLLTRIRNAQAAGRKQCSAPWSKLKQSLCGLLVREQCLQSAEVAGQAPKQELIITFRTDRSPLSLKRVSTPGRRVYRAVEELRPVENGFGMAILTTSEGLLTDREARAKKIGGELLCEIS
- a CDS encoding large subunit ribosomal protein L14; amino-acid sequence: MIQQQSILMVADNTGAKSAMCIKVLGSSKRRYAHIGDIIVVAIKEAAPRGTVRKKAVERAVIVRTRDFIRRPDGGGVRFDDNACVIIASDGQPKGTRVFGPVARELRGRGYKKIVSLAPDVL
- a CDS encoding 30S ribosomal protein S3, with the translated sequence MGQKVNANGFRIGLTHSWPSKWYARGKKFRDGFLQDVQIRRSIMKKMKDAGIALIEIDRGKKTSVVIHSSKPGVIIGKQGAAIEELRKQLEREWGGSFEVNIQEIRNPDASAAVIAETIQGQIERRMPYRRAVKMALEKAITAGAIGIKVTISGRLNGAEIARAELHKQGNIPLQTLRANVEFAVRHAVTTYGTIGVQVWVYHGLVFKKVQQIHSASLHSS
- a CDS encoding large subunit ribosomal protein L5; its protein translation is MKKYESLHDRLRGPIAEALKKELKVTNIHALPRIEKVTVNVGINRSKMDSKESHEYVAQCLSKITGQKAVLTHSRKAISNFKIREGLVVGAVVTLHGRRMEEFLDRFLSYILPRIRDFRGVTPKLDGHGNYAIGLKDHSIFPEVPAPEANKIFGVQVQITTNAKADEPAFALLKHMGVPFRLARAAKTSSSKS
- a CDS encoding 50S ribosomal protein L22, yielding MRAYLRSARIAPKKLSVIAQMVRGLTVPEAQESLEHTHKKGARMILALLKSATANAVHNDKQRPEDLVIRTIVVNQAQSYRRGVPMARGRMRPIRKFLSHIEIVLGVADAEGEGEKIKRKEKRKRNQKNGAKTSQEQKKAVQGDAPSKKKTTKHAASDSNTSKSV
- a CDS encoding large subunit ribosomal protein L16, whose translation is MLEPKKIKRRKQHRYRGAFGGKATRGTLLSFGTVGLKAQTGGELTARQIEAARRALTHSVQRGGKIWIRVFPHTPVSRKAAEVPMGSGKGSLEFYATIVHPGTMIFEMGGLEEAVAVAALRLAAYKLPIRTKIVTAAFFR
- a CDS encoding 30S ribosomal protein S17; the protein is MRTKKGHISSAKMTGTVTVTVHRSIFHPLYQKRFMRSKKFLADMGEFKDLVVGDTVVITECRPLSKRKCFRVTEVLERVPRVSELKEEEVIEKTIHREKKHTVHEKKSSSVSSASSASSKK
- a CDS encoding large subunit ribosomal protein L6, with the protein product MSRIGRKPVAIRSGVTVSVTGSTVSVKGVKGEMKYTFLPEVTVKVEGSQVIVERKEDSDTASARQGLTRQLVENMVCGVSEGYKKILEVIGVGYKAQVQGKKLILNLGFSHPVEFAIPEGIQITQDEKNKNLLTVQGIDRQLVGQVAADIRSYRVPEPYKGKGIRYSTETVRRKPGKAAVGKGAPAA
- a CDS encoding large subunit ribosomal protein L24; this translates as MRIHTGDSVLVISGKDKGKTGTVLRVLDDRLVVSDVNMRTRHVRKTAQGPGQRLRYEASIAASNVMILDPKTKKPTRIGVRTDEKGRKVRIAKVSGEAIVAGKVTPKKGPKAAPLKTKEQAEKAPEGEKVAGPQRKPFWKRLSFGAEAVQEGEEPKGQVTDHSVPEPTRIPESFSHSRGS